A window of Rhododendron vialii isolate Sample 1 chromosome 11a, ASM3025357v1 genomic DNA:
GGACCCCACGCGAGCATGGCGTGGACGGTGCGGTGACCGTAGCACAGTTGGGGGAATTAAAACCCAAGACACGGTTGTTTCCCAAGTCTCACTCAataaaaaccaaagaaaaataaactaacATATCCCACATTCCCACCACCCaagcacctctctctctctctctctctctctctctctttctctctcaacacATTGCAGCCAGGCAACTGACTGCATATATCTGAAGGGATCTTTGGCCATTTTTTTGGAGCAAATGGACTTGGAATCAAGAAGTACTCATGGAGAATACAAGAAAGAAGAATTAGAGAAAGGGGAAGAGCAAAATTTTCATGTGTTAGCAGTAGATGATAGTCTTACTGACAGAAAGCTCTTGGAGAGGCTCCTAACTGTTTCTTCCTACCAaggtacgtacgtacgtacagACTAATTCCTACTACGAGTATATTGTTCATCCCCGGAATTCTTTAGTGTACTCAGGCGGCTTACGTACACACACTTCAACGAATCCCGAACCAATTCTCGCTAGAGAACAACGGGATTAATTAGTCTTCTAGGTAATAGTCGTGGTGCTCGTAAGCTAGCCTGTTACAGTACtcaattagccaaaaaaaattaagttttcgGGCATTATATCAATCATGTATTGCAAATTTTGGagctcatctctctctctctctctctctcgatctcgatctctcgatggtggtggtggtggtggtgattcaCAGTGACTTGCGTGGATTCTGGAAACAAAGCTTTGGAGTACTTGGGTTTGCTTGATAACAACAGTACTGATTCCACaagttttacttcttcttcttcttcttcatcttgtaCATCTTCCTCAAGCCAATCACCACAACAACAGGTGAGAATCCTATCATTTTCCTGTGTCAATTTGTACATTTTCTAGGTGGGACTTAATTTTCTCACCCTTTCTTTCTCAAACTTTTTAACAtcaatattttcttctttagaataatatatatGAGTAGAAAATAGATTCTCGGGTGAAAAATCCAGTTTCAAATTCACTTCATGAATCAGTGTccataaattattatttattttttttccaacagaaaaaaaattttaattaatttttataaacgattacaaagattaaacgatTATATCATAAAGATATATTTACGATGTAAATGAACATAGAATGGCATTACAAGTTAAATGTGGTATACAcattaagggggtgtttggaagcCTAATTATTGCATTTTGAATTATGTGTATTTGGATTAGGTCCGGAACGTATTCTActcaaaataaattataaaaaaataaaatggagaatgaacaATACAAAAATTAACCCGACATTTTTGAATGAGATCATTTTGCATGTACGATCGAATTCAGTAAGTTGCACAAAGTACAAATATATCCATCAACTTTAAACCAAAATCTATTCATCGTACTAATATATTCTACAACTTTTTTACGAAATATATTCTGCGCGTATCTTTCCAACACTTTTACAAAGTTGATTAGTTTCTAAATCTATAACCTACAATTTAaaggaatttttgaaaaaggataGTAATCGCCTCTCAAACACGTTTGAAATTGTGgtttttggacaaaaaggaagggagttttttttcctttcctggTTTGCTCGTATCCCTTTTGATCGTTGTACCtatttcaatgattaataatttctttattcgccgatcaaaaaaaatgatatatgTCCCACTCTAATTGTTTTAGGTTGAAAGTGGTGGAGAAGAGGATTTGACAAAGTTTAATTATTTAAAGCTTACATTTTGGTTGGATCCAACAAATCCGCCAAATATCTCGTCGTAGGCccaaaatcttttttattagttGGTTATGTTTACTcataacttaaaacaaataCTAAATGCACATAAATAATTGTGGTCCAAATTCCTCTCTAATTCTGGCCTtcattaaattttgtttttaaaaaggcggtaattttattaatatactccctctgtcccaatttacttgtctcagttctattctaactgaattaaaaaactagttatatctttaaaatggtaataaattttatattcaatatggatcttgtttgatagatctcgatttgttctataattcaatgttttcgaaatcacttaaaacattataaattacaatatataattaattgaaaagtggcacgaactctaaaaaatgacaaagaaattgagacggagggaatACATATCAAGATAAATCATCGACAAGGAAGGGCATGAGAAAAAAGTGCCAAGGGATGCTACCAGCAGGTCGGTCCCTATCGAGCGCGTGCAAAGCGGGAGCCACCTCCATCCATACTTTGAAATCAGCAAAACGTGCATTCTTAGCCCAAAAAGTTGGCATTCTTAGCCACTACCATCGATATCCATACACAGTTTCTAGTTCTCCGCACAAAACTACATTCAAACTTCTTGAACCATTGAACCAAGCAGTTTCGTGCCTCAAATCTTCCACAATCACCTCAAATGGTCTGGAAGAGCTTGATCCGGTGCTTATCGCCTTAATCACTCACTCGAATCCCCCTCCAGTATCACCGATCTGCGTACTATTAACATCTGCACTATTCTACAAAAAAACGGATTTAACATTCCTATTaccttattattttttaagaagtacAGCAACTTGTAAAGGGTTTGAAGGTTAGTGTCATGTgtcgaaattcatttttttcctagAAAAGCCAAAAGTCATATTTCTATTTACATAATTTTACATTCTTTTTGTTGGTTGGGAGGGGGAGAATAgatacacacacaaacaaaaaaaatcttcttttcatttttattgttttttggtAATTTGTTCTTGTGTTTTTCCTCTATAGATGCCCTATTTATCAGCCATCTTTAATACTGAATATTgcagatttgttttttttgttttttttttaatcatgttcAGGGATCAAAAGTCAATTTAATCATCACTGATTACAGCATGCCAGGAATGAACGGTTATGATTTGCTGAAAAAAGTCAAGGTCAGCCACAACAGGCAACATTTTTGTAGCAATATATTTCcttggaattgattttcacactccccttttgtCCAAGtacaccttcttcttctttttccgtTTTGTAGTGATATGAAATTACAAAACTACCCTTCATAAATTTTTCCCTTCACACATAAAAAGGATAATCATGTAATTTTAGAGCACTACAAAGCAAAAATGGATTGCACTTATACAAAATGGGAGTGTGAACATCATTTTCCTCCTTGGGTTAATTTTGGTTGCGTGGTTGGTGCCTGCTCCAAAACCATATCAAATTAAACAAAGGCCCATTTGGTTCATGGAGTGAACTTATACAAAATGGGAGTGTGAACATCATTTTCCTACTCGGGTTAATTTTGGTTGCGTGGTTGGTGCCTGCTCCAAAACCATATCAAATTAAACAAAGGCCCGTTTGGTTTGCATTACTTATTTACATTTTGGCTATAAACTATTTATCGCTCAACTGGTTGAACCGCGTTTATACTTCATAGACAAATAGCCCTAACCAAACAAGCTTACTTGCTACATCTTTGTTCTTTTACTGGGCCAAGAACATTAGAGGAAAATGTACATTTTGATCCCCATCATGGGTCAGTACTTCATTATCTAAGAAATATCAGCAAGTAATTTggcttccttttcttttctcaatttGCTCAGCAACTCTTGAATTGAAACATTAAGAAATTTAGTTGAAAATTGACcaggtaatatatatatatatatatatatatatatatatatatatttgtgatAATCGGATATTTGGGCTAACTTATGCGCACCACAAACATACATGTCGTGTGAGCATGAGCAGGCACCTCAATACTCTTTTCGCATAGCAGGAAGGTCATAGCTAATCAAATTAAGAAAGGTTTTCATTTGTGTgcaaaccttttcttttttcttttttcttttttcttttttgaggaaatattttttttctttcttatggGGATTAATGTTTCACTTGGATGCAGGGGTCTTCTTGGAAAGACATTCCAGTTGTGGTCATGTCATCAGAGAATGTACCTTCTAGAATCAATATGTAAGCAAGcctcctctccttcctcctcaaCTTCTCATCACCATTAATGtgagtttggattttaaatttaTGGTAGAATTCACTCTcctaaaaacaaagaagaaaaaaagagctTAATTTACAAAATCCTTGTCAAAATCTACCTTATCTGTGAGTGTTCTTTGGCTGTTGAAATAAAATTCTTACTTTAACCGCGCGCGTATTTACATTAGTTATGTATAATTGTACCAACTTTTTAGGTGTTTGGAAGGAGGGGCAGAGGAGTTCCTGCTAAAACCTGTTCAGTTATCGGATTTGAGCAAGATTCACTCTCATCTTTCAAAACCCCTCGTCCGCTCATCCCAAAATCGCAACTTGAGTGCGATCGACAATATTCACGACAGCGACAGcaacaccaacaccaacacTAATGAAAGACGTAACTGTAACGGTAACAAAAGGAAGCTGATAACTCAAGAGTGCTCAGAAAGAAGACCCAAGATGAAAGAAGTAGGTTTTGTACAAGTAATGAGTTCCacatttatttttggttttttgatttGTTTCGTTGCGATATTTATGTGCGGACACGGCTTTCCATTTTTCGCAATAAATTAATTCGGCTTGTATGGGCAAAAAGCTTCAATTAATAAATCATCCATGCAACTTGAGTCAATATTTTACATTCCACCAAATTGGAGAAATAGTAACATGATGTAATGGATTGAGAGGTTTTGGTGAGAATTTTCCATGGAACTTATTGAGGTGAATGAAAATATAATGTAAAAAAACATCTagcttgtttgttttttgttttttttaaaaaaaattaattccaaGCCCATCCAATTTTTCATCTTCTAGCTAGtgtacctaaaaaaaaaaaaacgaatagtTCTCGCTAAGAAGAACGCCCATGTTGTGGCAATTGTCTAGCGATGGCGGAATAACTTTTGAAACCAAATTGTCAGATTCACATTGTATTGGATCTTTCGTTTCTAGCGTTGGTGCGTACAAATATTTCCGTGAGCAAAATTGATTCGAAAGTTTAAAGCTTAAAAGGAACCCTAGAGTCACAAACTAAAGAACTAGTGTTTATATTTGGGGTGTCAAATGAGCAGGTTTGGGCCAAATTGGATAAGTTATTAGTGGGTTGAGTTTTTAATGGATCATTGACCTGTTTAGAcccaattacccatacccaacccaacccaaatcCATTTAATTGAAATCAAACCCGACTCACTCATTAActcaattacatatatattaaaatttaaaatggcGAAAAAACCCACATATATACTGAAATGACTATATTACCCTTGGacatttaaatgaccaaattacccttgtatactaaaattaccataatacccctatatactaaatgaccaaattacccctgtaAACTAAAATTACTGAACCGAATGAAgattttgctaaaattttagGAATAGCTTGCAAAATTGATTTCAAGGAAAGAaagcacaagaaaaaaaaagtgagtcgtttcccatctcttttcttttcatgttctttctttcttttttttccttagggtgagtttgaattgaaaagttaagtaacatattttgtctttatttgaatttttattccATTTGTGTATTTTGCGTCAGACTTTTGTTACTTAgtgattcgtttcgacgagaggaatcggaaaagtaaaaaattttgatcgaaactcattatttttcaataaagacaaaaataagtaaaaaagataacttttttttattcttacttttgtcttttttaaaaaaattatgagtttcgatcaaatttttttacttttccgatttctctcgccaaaacaaatcaataagtcacaaaagtatgacgcaaaattaaaaatatgatttttttttgaataaatacataaataaGTTAGTTAATATGCATGTTCATAAGATTTAGGACCTTATTCGGTCTGGTCGAAAATTGTTCTAAAGGTTAGGAATGAATGGTGTAGATTAGCCTGGGTGGGGGCGTAGCGGTTAGgaagggaaggagagagagagaggtgggcaGCGGTTAGGAAGGGaacgagggagagagagagagggaggaaaaaTTGCCTTGTTTTCGGTTAATGAAGTGGGACCCACCTGAGTGAGTTGGCTTGCCATTTTGCATTTCTCTTCTATTTCTGTTTGGGTTATGTGAGTGCTGCTACACGTACCGACGGAAACGtagagaaatcgtaccgacagCTGCGTCAGGCCGtttccggccaccagacggccgatccgagccgtccaaaaagtctaaaaagaaaaacgagGGGCCTCACGCGGAAATCAATGACATCCGATGTGTTGATCTAAAcacttttttttgtgtatatatatatagatgggatggacccattctaacccaactaattAATGGGTTGAGTTGGGTCTATTTTTCAGTGAATGAGTTTGAATTCAATTTGCCACCCGTATTTTATATGCATAGATAGAAAGGTAGAAGTTTAAGAAAACGAAGAAAAATAAAGGGTCTTTGaagccccgttccggaacgataaataagtacttattttttaagaagacaattttaaactcaaaaatcatgtgcttacgcaaataatttttctatcactatggatcttgtttgatagatctcattgagatctttaatacggtgcaaaaaaaattgaaaaattatttttcgtttacgttatttttgagtttgaaaatgtgaaataagcatTTAttggtgttctggaacggggccttaggaTACAAATCACATCTCAAATCAATTTTATCCCGCAATCAATTACTCGATTTCAAATCACACATATTCCAAGACAATTTTCATCTCATAATTACCCATTACACATCAATTTCATACTGAGACAGCCATGTCTAGCAATTATAAACCACGGTGTCGACAAATATAAGAGACCGAATAAATTGACCTCGACACTCAACCTAAATGTGAAAGTGAGGACATAAACCtctttaagaaggcaatttcaagttcaaaaataatggacttattaaaatttaaaaatatacaatatgaattttgtttaagagatctcaatgagatctttaatacggtgcaaaaaaattgaaaatatatttttcgtttacattatttttgagtttgaaaatatgaaataagtacttattttttaagtaggtGTTCTGGAATGAGCCCTTAATGTTGTGATCTATTCTTAAGCTCGACCTCGCctgctatctctctctctctctctaaaaaaaagaaaacccaaaacagaTCTGGTTTTGGGGAGGGGGGCAGCCGCCTCCCCCTCCGCCCTCTCCCCTCCTCACCctttcccctcctcctcctctctcttttccgACGGTGTATCTTCTCATCGTTTTTGGGAGCATGTGCTGCAATGTTCGTGGTGACCTTGTTTCAGGTGTTCCGACCTCTGGCCGGTGACCTGTGGGTTGGATCCATCACGGCTCCACCTTGTCTTTCCAAAATACGGAGTTTATTGGCCATCGGAGGAGGTAATAATGGCGGTTTGGGGTTAGGCTCTGATTGGGGttaggttttcttttgtttttttgtttttttccggCTGTTTGGCTTGTTTTCTCCGGCTGGGTCTCCCCCAGTCCGGTTTGTACCGGTCTAGTGCTCTAGATCCGGTGGGTGTTGGTTGGTGGGCaaataattttagttagggttttggtgggtGTTCGAAGTGAGGTCTGCGGTGGTTGACGGCGGTGTCGGTGATGCTTTTTGGGGGTTTTCCAGTAGCAGCTCTTGCCTGTTTGTTCTCCGGCGTTGTTTCCTTATTCTGGGCCGTCAACGGCAGTTTCAGATGTGAAGTAGTATTTGGTCTCCGGCACGGGATTAGATTTCTTCTTTCGCTTGTGAtctgtttgttgtttgattACATCCGTTTTTTTATTGATTACAGGTTTGTACAgggattttatttgatttctcTCTGCCTAGTCCCGGATGGGATTCTCATATCGGCACCTAGTGctgatttgcttttgcagggtgttCTGTAATCCTAGAGTAGGTAGTTTGGTGCGATCCATTATTTTTGCGATGTAATCTCTGCCTTCGGGCTTGAAATGAATTgactgattcaaaaaaaaaaaaaaaattcttaagcTCGACCTGATAGACCAACATACCCTTGAAGTCACTTGCTGCTCCAACAACTCTTAAATGTGAAAGTGAAGTACACAAACCTCTCCAGCTGCAGCGGGAGAAAATGTTATCATGTGTGCTAGCGCAGGGATTATGTAAACGGTGAAGCTGACGAGAAGCGATCCAACACTGGAGCTGTTATTGTTCGTTGATTGGAAGAGAAGTCTCATTGATGAGTTAGCAAAAACTATTCAAGCCGCCTCCAATTTTCAGAAGCCGAACCAATGGCCGTCTGGAAACCTGCCGAGGGATTGAGGTTCGCGATGACAACAAACAGGTTGTTTTGCCATGCGTTTTAGAAGATTATCGATCCTCCTTGAGAATATGATGTTCGAGCTATGGCTTTGGAGTCCTGTCTCTCAATGTCATGGTGCTCCAGGAAAGCAAATGCAGCTGCAAATTGGGTTGCTAAGACCTTAACAACCTTTTTTTGCCCCCTTCTTGGATTTTATATCCTCCTACTGATTTTCTTTCGATGTCCCGTCTAACGGGTCGTAGCCTTTTTGGCATTTTACGACGATAACAATAAAAAGGTGAGAGTTCTCGACTAATAGGATCTTTGCTTAGGCAAGTCATCGATTTGCTCTCGTCTAATAGGACTTGCAAGGGGagttgaggagaagtggagttaAAAGACTCCAAAAATCTCGAGTCCTTCGTAACAAAGGTCTATGGCAAACAGAAGGCCACGAGAATTGATCTATGGCAATACTGCCACGATCTCTAACTTGATTTCACAGTTTCAGTCTGCTCGGAGTTTCTCATCTGCTTAtcattctctctctcgtctctagAACCCTGTTTATTTCACCCGCGCACCATCAGTGACACAAACGACACCACCCATTTCAAATATGCCTCATACGGATGACCCATATCTTGTTACCTCAACTCCATACACTtcaaatacatatatatacgcaGTCAAGCACTAAAGAAATATGTAAAAACAATTTCCCCGATATGATGCAACTATTCCTGAGCCCAAGAGAGAACCACATGCAGCGAAGCTCTTTTTAAAATTGCTGCTTCATTTGTGTGGTATCATGAAAATAGATTCACATACCAAAACGATTTTGATGATGCATACGACAATAACGGTGGAAACGAAGATCCAAGATGGCAATACGAAGAGGTCCGTGACGAATTGATTGAATAGGAAATATTGGGTCTGAAGTCCAGGCATTGTAATGGCCGTCAGCGATAGGCAGaaacgtggagagagagagagagagagagagagagagagagagagagagagaggagaatgaCTCGGGCAAGGAAAAAGGTTGATCAGGAGGATAGAGATGTCAGATAGACATCAATGTCGTGGCATTATCACTCGCCAAGAGAGGATTGTTGCATGTATCATAGTTTTCCAGGAGTCGATCCAAGCTGACACAGGCAAGAACGAAGAAAAGAACGCCCCACCATGGTTTCTTTTAGTGCACTGTTGTGTGTAGTCTTCAACCAAGCATATTCCGGCGGGTCCCAACGAAGATCCAGCGAATTTCCAGTGACATTTCGACAAGTTTCAACCGCATCCTCTTCATTGATAAGTAGAGAGGATTGTAAATCTATCTAATTACTTGCAGctagtttcaactttcaacagCCTCCTCTTTCATTAAAAGCAACAAGAATTGAGATCTATCTAACTTTGGATCAGCTTTTCCATTCCTACatgatcttttaaaaataaCAGAAAGCACTGCCGAGCTTATACTAGAAGAAACTCAAATATACCACCTCAAAACAGGGTTGTTTCCAGATTTTTCTAGTAGTAAAGTTCCTATAGCCAAAACAGAACTGTTCATCTGCATAACTGGAAAATACTGCAACTACACAACAGCCCAAACAACTTATTCAGGTTAGGACATACAAGAGTGGATTATCTGTTGCTTCCTTGCAAGCTAGTCTCAATTATAGGTGCCACAGCACATGTAACCCACCTGTGTTCTTGTCTGCATGGGCTCTTACATTCCTGCAGAAGTACGAAATGCCATGAATTTCACATATATATCGTGTCCAGAGAAACGAAATTATTACATCTAAAGAACACAATGCCCCAAATTGCTGTCCAACATCGTCACCAAATCTTTGACAATTTCCTAACCAAGTCTCAAACGGATAACCTATTGACCACGATGGAGAGGAAACCAAATTGGAATGAGAAACTGAATCTAGTACACACAGAAAACCAACTG
This region includes:
- the LOC131307288 gene encoding two-component response regulator ORR9-like, with the protein product MDLESRSTHGEYKKEELEKGEEQNFHVLAVDDSLTDRKLLERLLTVSSYQVTCVDSGNKALEYLGLLDNNSTDSTSFTSSSSSSSCTSSSSQSPQQQGSKVNLIITDYSMPGMNGYDLLKKVKGSSWKDIPVVVMSSENVPSRINMCLEGGAEEFLLKPVQLSDLSKIHSHLSKPLVRSSQNRNLSAIDNIHDSDSNTNTNTNERRNCNGNKRKLITQECSERRPKMKEVGFVQVMSSTFIFGFLICFVAIFMCGHGFPFFAIN